The genomic stretch TCAACCTGAAGCAGATCCGGATGCGGGCAGTGCTGTTTCATTGGCACTTTTTCGCCCACGCGCCAGCGGCGGCGGCCCGTACCCTGAATGATGAACACGTCGTACTGGTCAAGATGTGGACCTACGCCGCCGCCCGGCACGGAGAAGGAGATCATCAGATCGTCCATGCGCCAGTCGGGCAGGGCGCGGAACGGGCGCATTAATGCGGCAGTGGGCTCATGCCAGTGGTTGACCGCCTGCACCAGCAGCGACCAGTTGTTTTCACCGAGGTGATCGTAGCTTTCGAAAGGACCGTGGCTAACCTGCCATTTCCCGTCCTGGTGGCTGACCAGACGGCTGTCGACTTCGTTTTCCATGGCCAGACCTGCCAGCTCGTCAGGCGAGATAGGGTCGACAAAATTGCTGAATCCGCGTTTCAGAACCACCGGGCGTTTTTGCCAGTAACGTTCAATAAACTCGGGCCAGTTAAGCGTTAAGTGATAATCCATATTTTTTTATTCCGCAGGCTCTTACTGACTCGGATTATAACGGAAGCTCAGCCCCCAGGCTGCGAGATCCTCGCATTTTTCACATAACGGGTTAACTATCGTTCAATGTGGGCTGCTGGCGACCCAAAATAACCTCCATTCTGGCGCCGCCCAGCAAGCTCTCACTGGTTTCTATTTTCCCGTCGTACTGGTCGACAATCTCGCGGGCGACGGCCAATCCTACGCCCTGGCCAGGACGTAGCGTATCGGCTCGCTGACCGCGATCGAACACCACGTCACGCTTATTGCTTGGGATCCCCGGGCCATCATCCTCAACGATAATATGCAGTTCGGTTTCCGTCTGACGCGCAGACACTTCCACGAACTCCAGACAGTATTTGCAGGCGTTATCCAGCAAATTACCCATCACTTCCATGAAGTCATTTTTTTCACCCACAAAGCTAATCTCTGGCGAGATATCGAGGCTGATGTTCACCCCTTTACGCTGATACACCTTGTTGAGGGCGGACGTGAGGTTATCCAGAAGCGGGGCTACCGGGTGCAGCTCGCGGCTCAGAAGCGCGCTGCCGGAACGCATGCTGGCGCGGTGCAGGTAATAGCCAATTTGCTGGGAAATACGGCTGATCTGCTCCAGCATCACCGGCTCGGCATCATCGACGCTCAGCTTCGAGCTGCGCATTGAACGCAGGGTACTTTGCATGACGGCCAGGGGAGTTTTCAGGCTGTGGGTCAGGTCGGTAAGGGTGGTACGGTATTTATCGTAGCGTTCGCGTTCACTTTTCAGCAGGCGGTTGAGGTTACGCACCAGGCTGGTGAGCTCACGGGTGGTTTCCGGGTTCAGCTTCTCGCGATGATGTTCTTCCAGCTCACGAACCTCTTTCGCCAGTGATTCAATGGGGCGCAAGCTCCACCACGCCGCCACCCACAGCAGTGGGATCACCAGCAGGAGATTCGCAGCCAGAACGTAGATGAACCAGCTCCAGACCATATAAGAGCGCTTCAGCTCGACCGGAATGGTGTCGATCACCACGATGGTCAGCTGCGGCATGTTCAGCGTCGCTGGATAGAGGTTGATCGCGACGGAGTGCGTCATCTCCGTCTCGGCGTTGTCGGCGCGGATCTCGTTCAGCTTTTGCTGCAGGGAGCGATCTTCATGGATCAGCGAGCTGGTGGTGTTGAGATCGGCTTCAATTTCGTGAAATCCGTTGGTTTTGAGCCATTCCGGACGAATGCTTTTGACCAGCCAGGGAATATCACGCTGCGCCCACAGTAATTTCCCCTTTTCGTTATAAATCAGGGCTAGCGTCGGGCTCTGCTGGTTGAGGTTTTCCGGCATTTCGACGGTAATTTGATTGTTTTCCCACTTCGCCAGGGTATAAAACAGATTGCTTTCGCCACGTAACAGCCGAAAGGTGGTTTTATCAAAGCTGACGCTGTAGCCTACCAGGGCGACCATGCCGTAGGAGAGCGACAGCACCAGCACGACGGCAGCCGTGGCCAGTAAGAAACGAACCCGCAGCGAGAGGGGCAGAATGTGGCGTAAAATCCGTCTCATTTAGCGTAATTCGAACAGATAGCCCTGGCCACGGACGGTGGTAATCACATCCTGCGGATACTGCGCCTGAATTTTCTTACGCAAACGTCCCATCAGCACGTCAATGGTATGGCTCTCGCGCAGTTCAGCATCAGGGTAAAGCTGGAGCATTAAGGAATCTTTGCTCACCACTTTGCCATTGTTGCGGATCAGCGTTTCCATGATGGTGTATTCGAAGGCGGTGAGCTTAATCACTTCATCATTGATCGCTAATTCCCGGCGGGAGAGATCGACCTGGAATGGCGGAATGGAAATAACCTGTGAAGCCAGCCCGCTGTTGCGGCGTAACAGCGCCTGCATGCGCGCCGCCACCTCTTCAATATGAAACGGCTTGGTGACGTAATCGTCGGCACCCGCGCTGAGCACTTCAACCTTATCCTGCCAGCCTTCACGGGCGGTCAGAACCAGAACCGGTAGAGAGACATCGTGGCTGCGCCAGCGACGAATTAACGACAGACCATCTTCGTCAGGCAACCCTAAATCGACAATGGCGATATCCGGCAGATGTTCATTGAGATAATAATCGGCTTCTTTCGCATCTTCAGCATCGTCCACCTGATGTCCCATCTCCTGAAGCTGAACCTTCAGGTGATGGCGTAGCAATGCGTTATCCTCAACAACCAGTACGCGCATCATCTCTTCTCCCTAAATAATTGGTATGAATAGTTTAACGCTGATTATGTTGTTGTGGGGATAAACATTGAGTAAACCGGGAAAAAGCATCCCCCTTTTCGGGCGAAGAGGGGGAGAAGGGCGTTACTTCAGCTCGTCGACCATGGTGATGGCGCGGCCAATGTAGTTCGCCGGGGTCATCGCCTTCAGGCGCGTTTTCTCTTCTTCCGGCAGCGCCAGACCGTCGATAAACTGCTTCATGCCTTCGGCGTCAACGCGTTTCCCGCGGGTCAGCTCTTTCAGCTTCTCGTACGGTTTTTCGATACCGTAACGACGCATCACGGTCTGGATTGGCTCCGCCAGCACTTCCCAGTTGTGATCCAGCTCGTCCAGCAGACGGTCACGGTTCACTTCCAGTTTGCTCACGCCTTTCAGGGTGGACTGGTACGCGATCAGCGCGTAGCCAATG from Enterobacter dykesii encodes the following:
- the phoP gene encoding two-component system response regulator PhoP yields the protein MRVLVVEDNALLRHHLKVQLQEMGHQVDDAEDAKEADYYLNEHLPDIAIVDLGLPDEDGLSLIRRWRSHDVSLPVLVLTAREGWQDKVEVLSAGADDYVTKPFHIEEVAARMQALLRRNSGLASQVISIPPFQVDLSRRELAINDEVIKLTAFEYTIMETLIRNNGKVVSKDSLMLQLYPDAELRESHTIDVLMGRLRKKIQAQYPQDVITTVRGQGYLFELR
- the phoQ gene encoding two-component system sensor histidine kinase PhoQ produces the protein MRRILRHILPLSLRVRFLLATAAVVLVLSLSYGMVALVGYSVSFDKTTFRLLRGESNLFYTLAKWENNQITVEMPENLNQQSPTLALIYNEKGKLLWAQRDIPWLVKSIRPEWLKTNGFHEIEADLNTTSSLIHEDRSLQQKLNEIRADNAETEMTHSVAINLYPATLNMPQLTIVVIDTIPVELKRSYMVWSWFIYVLAANLLLVIPLLWVAAWWSLRPIESLAKEVRELEEHHREKLNPETTRELTSLVRNLNRLLKSERERYDKYRTTLTDLTHSLKTPLAVMQSTLRSMRSSKLSVDDAEPVMLEQISRISQQIGYYLHRASMRSGSALLSRELHPVAPLLDNLTSALNKVYQRKGVNISLDISPEISFVGEKNDFMEVMGNLLDNACKYCLEFVEVSARQTETELHIIVEDDGPGIPSNKRDVVFDRGQRADTLRPGQGVGLAVAREIVDQYDGKIETSESLLGGARMEVILGRQQPTLNDS